Within Brachyhypopomus gauderio isolate BG-103 chromosome 4, BGAUD_0.2, whole genome shotgun sequence, the genomic segment ctctcctccttctccatctTCTGCATGCCCTCCAGAGACTTCTGGTCGTTGGGGTCCAGGCTGAGGAGGAATCCGCATGGGTTAATGGCACACTGGTTCAGGAAAAGCAATGGATCCCCGCTCATGCACGAATCCTAAATGAGTGTCTGCAAGGCGTAAACGACCTTGTTGTGAGGCGGGCGAGCTAGTTATACCACTTATGCCATAATGTAGCAACCGTAAGAATATCAATCATCCAATGGAAACAACAGAAAGGCAAGCTGTGTTTGGCGTCCTCGGTGGACAGCTAGCCCGGGAGCTAAAGGTCACACCAAGGAAGAGGTTGCCCAAGAAGTAACCGGTACCTGAGTGCTATGCTATACTGGTCCATGGCCTCCTGATAATCGTTAACGGCCACTAGAAAATCTCCCAGCATTCTGTGCAGCATGCAGTCACTCTGATTGGCCAGTGTACTTCGCAGGAGTGCTATGCCCTCTTCATATTTCTGTTCTCGACCTAAAGAACAGTACAAAACACACAGTCCCGGTACATACGACTGGAGCACCGACAGAAATAAATGCGACATACTCAGCGCAGGACTTATCTGCGAACAAACAGGCCACGTACTAAGAAGTTCTGCTTTCTTCACCACGGCTCTGATGTAGTCTGGGCGTTGGGCCAGGGCCTTATCCAGAAGCGTCTTGGCCTTCTCCTGTGTCATGGGGTCCTCCAGACATACGGTGGCCAGGATGGTCAGAGTCTGTGCGTTGGCACCAAGGGTCTTATAAATGTTGTTGGCCATACCCATCGCTTCACGGATGCCGTTGGACGCCAAGTAACAATCAATCAGCCCTACGGTACGGACACAGAGAGAGTGGATACAGGTGTGCAGTCCCGACTCCTGCAACAGAGGAGACGCAGCAGCCAAACACAGCTGTCGCAGATCCTTGAGGATTACGCTGAAACATTCAGACAAAACCAAGATCTGATCTACATGGTAAACCGCTGAAGATCTCCAGCGTTGCTCAAAGTCTCGAGGGGGAAGTGACCTCCTGACCTTTCTTCATTCCCTACCGTACAGGTGTGACCCACGACCCCTCACCTTCGTAGCAGTCCAGGCGGCAGGGCGCCAGTCTCATGGCCTCTCTGAAGTGAATGATGGCCTCCTGCACACGACCCATGTTACGCAACGCTGCCCCCTTCAGGAGGAGCGCCTGCACGCTGTTGCTGTTCAGCTGGATGGCCTTCGCCCCCAGGTATAGCGCACGCGAGTAGCGCTTACTGTAGAAACTGTGGCATCTGAAGAACGAAAGAGGGGGCGAGGTTAGAGGACGAGTCTGCTGTGGTTGGCTGTCCAGACGTGTCAGTCAACCGTATAGACTCCACAGTTCCTGCCTTAAGGTCCCACCCACCCATCTGCGCACACTGGCGTGCTTCCCTTGCTAATGCCATTCCAACAACAGGGCCTGACCGTACGCTGATGAGAAAACATCACAGGTCGGCCATCGGGAGTCTAGAGCACGTTCAAATCTACAGGagacaggtgcaggtgtgtgtcagGAGAGGCCCGACTGGTGCTCACCCGGATATGACCCACGGCTCGGCATGTTGGTCTGAGATGTTGAACAGACGACCCCCTAGAACCTCCACGTCCTCAAGATGCCCCTCGCGTGCCATAAGGTAGCCGTACACATCCATACCTACAGAGCAGCGTGAAGAAGCAGCGCCTCAGTCAGGGTGCGTGAGACCATATTCACTCATCACCCAAACACAGAGGAACTCGGCACCCAAACaacatccaggaagagcgacctGTACGGAGAAACGAGCGCGTTGGCGTCCGCACCTTTGATCAGATAAGGGTCCAGCATCTGCGCCTGCTCAAACTTGAGGATGGCGTTCTTCGATTCTCCAGCTCTGAAGTAAACGTCCGCTAAGCTCACCAACAGGTCCACGTTATCCCTGAGGAGAGACTTCTTCTCCAGAGAGCTGCACAAGACGAACCAGCTGCCATTAGGAGGTGCACTGTCGAGTTCTCTACATGCACGCGAAATGGCTCAGCACATTCAAAAATAGCCACAGGGTAACA encodes:
- the anapc7 gene encoding anaphase-promoting complex subunit 7 is translated as MNVIDHVRDMAAAGLHSNVRVLSSLLLTMSTNNPELFSPAQKYQLLVHHADAIFHDKEYRNAACKYNMALQQKKVLSKTSKVRPSSTGGTSSVQAQNLPSEIEVKYKIAECYTILKLDKDAISVLDGIPSRQRTPKINMMLANLYRKAGQERSAVTSYKEVLRQCPLALDAIIGLLSLSVKGAEVASMTMDVIQTIPNLDWLSVWIKAYAFIHGGDNHRAINTICSLEKKSLLRDNVDLLVSLADVYFRAGESKNAILKFEQAQMLDPYLIKGMDVYGYLMAREGHLEDVEVLGGRLFNISDQHAEPWVISGCHSFYSKRYSRALYLGAKAIQLNSNSVQALLLKGAALRNMGRVQEAIIHFREAMRLAPCRLDCYEGLIDCYLASNGIREAMGMANNIYKTLGANAQTLTILATVCLEDPMTQEKAKTLLDKALAQRPDYIRAVVKKAELLSREQKYEEGIALLRSTLANQSDCMLHRMLGDFLVAVNDYQEAMDQYSIALSLDPNDQKSLEGMQKMEKEESPTDATVELDGDDMEGSGEEGDLEGSDSEAAQWADQEQWFGMQ